In a single window of the Solea solea chromosome 14, fSolSol10.1, whole genome shotgun sequence genome:
- the grhpra gene encoding glyoxylate reductase/hydroxypyruvate reductase — MQAARKIMKVFVTRRLPQEGMKILSAAPECEVSVWDSDEPVPREELLKGVQKAHGLVCLLSEKIDAEVLDAAGPNLKVISTMSVGFDHMALDEIKKRGIRVGYTPDVLTDATAELTVALLLATARRLPEGVEEVKNGGWSSWKPLWLCGYGLSGSTVGVIGLGRIGLAIAQRLMPFGVKRLLYSGRTAKPHAAEVKGEFVPMDTLVSESDFIVVSCSLTPETQGLCDKAFFSKMKKTAVFINSSRGAVVNQEDLFEALSSGQIAAAGLDVTTPEPLPTNHPLLTLKNCVVLPHIGSATYSTRGVMSALVARNLLGGLQDTQMPSELTF; from the exons ATGCAAGCTGCTAGAAAAATCATGAAGGTTTTCGTGACTCGACGGCTCCCGCAGGAGGGAATGAAGATCCTGTCAGCGGCCCCTGA GTGTGAGGTGTCTGTGTGGGACTCAGACGAACCTGTGCCGAGAGAAGAGCTCCTGAAAGGCGTACAGAAGGCTCACGgccttgtgtgtctgttgtcagAAAAGATCGATGCTGAGGTCCTGGATGCTGCAG GGCCAAACTTGAAAGTAATCAGCACCATGTCTGTGGGATTTGACCACATGGCTCTTGATGAGATCAAAAAACG tGGCATACGTGTTGGATACACTCCAGACGTGCTGACTGATGCCACAGCAGAACTCACTGTAGCCCTGCTGCTGGCCACGGCTCGCAGATTACCAGAGGGAGTGGAGGAGGTCAAAAA TGGTGGCTGGAGCTCGTGGAAGCCTCTCTGGCTCTGTGGTTATGGTCTCTCTGGCAGCACAGTAGGAGTCATCGGACTTGGACGCATTG gtttgGCCATTGCTCAGAGACTCATGCCTTTTGGAGTGAAGAGGCTGCTGTACTCTGGGAGAACAGCAAAGCCCCAcgcagcagaggtcaaaggagaGTTTG TTCCCATGGACACACTTGTGTCCGAGAGCGACTTCATCGTTGTTTCCTGCTCCCTGACTCCAGAAACCCAGGGTCTTTGTGACAAGGCCTTCTTCAGTAAGATGAAGAAAACTGCAGTCTTCATCAACTCAAGCAG GGGGGCTGTGGTGAACCAGGAGGATCTGTTTGAGGCTTTGAGCAGTGGACAGATAGCTGCAGCTGGATTAGATGTCACAACACCTGAGCCACTCCCAACAAATCATCCACTTCTTACACTGAAAAACTGTG TGGTGTTGCCACACATCGGCAGCGCCACCTACTCCACAAGAGGCGTCATGTCAGCCTTGGTAGCACGAAACCTGCTGGGTGGCTTACAGGACACACAAATGCCCAGTGAACTCACCTTCTAG
- the tomm5 gene encoding mitochondrial import receptor subunit TOM5 homolog — MFKLEGLGPKMDPEEMKKKMRQDVISSLRNFLIYVALLRATPYVLKKLDSI; from the exons ATGTTCAAACTGGAAGGACTGGGACCTAAAATGGATCcggaggagatgaagaagaaaatgcGACAGGACGTGATCTCATCTTTGAGAAACTTTCTTATTTACGTCGCCCTTCTTAGAGCCA CTCCTTATGTGTTGAAGAAGCTGGACAGCATATGA
- the LOC131472961 gene encoding zinc finger and BTB domain-containing protein 5-like produces MDFPGHFQHIFKQLNHQRLHAQLCDCVVVVGGQSFQAHRSILAACSSHFRALLSSNDSAEEVEGARADRGPSMMELDAEVVTPDAFSTLLDMIYTSTLSLGASNVMDVLLAASHLHLNTVVKACKLHLSRKNFPASPPKGWRSVQQQQQSAPSKGERSFSLQKISSAVEEEEEEEEDLDDDAVVVEVSQSGVGEDQGVRRRVSDKQSAATSSCSFKRKSHEERLSCGKRSCRLPGENYKECSPTVSSRSMVSAEESEGLLFPDQLLESQVDEEEEEEKYEAPKGETEEIQLPSQSDSSTGGVCVWKMDGDTDGDTVVKIKVGEEAEEDETKMAVIEIKKENLCSYSSGLESLSLSHDCTEHLGNDEKMAASANTAVADINSLQSQLCTDLQRDAHRDVGGLCEDSEALDSLSELAFSCFLNPTAESVMGALEEDDSLASLTAAATAAAAASDDPAAAGNVGETCQNSPDANASSAHNSLVFPMSSVPLQQLLPPQSPGFSDTLILQPTQNSLAGFLSGMRPGLSLEASLVQPTRVVKSSGATTFRRIAPKVPPGSEASTDPSSSSVGEAADRSTLTRASDDVLSKCKKAAAEDHVLLVEGDKKYACNICCKKFMNLTDCKKHIRVHTGEKPYPCPKCGKRFSQSSHLYKHSKNTCLNWKDDQSFPETLH; encoded by the coding sequence ATGGACTTCCCTGGTCATTTTCAGCACATTTTCAAGCAGCTCAACCACCAGCGTCTCCACGCTCAGCTATGTGACTGTGTGGTGGTGGTTGGAGGTCAAAGCTTCCAGGCGCACCGCTCCATCCTGGCAGCATGCAGCTCTCACTTCAGGGCTTTGCTGAGCTCCAATGACAGTGCCGAGGAGGTTGAAGGAGCTAGAGCAGATAGGGGCCCCAGTATGATGGAGCTAGATGCGGAGGTGGTGACCCCCGATGCCTTCTCCACCCTGCTTGACATGATTTACACATCCACCCTCTCCCTGGGGGCATCCAATGTGATGGATGTGCTGCTCGCAGCCTCACACTTGCATCTGAACACTGTGGTGAAGGCATGCAAGCTCCACCTGTCCAGGAAAAACTTCCCTGCCTCGCCACCTAAAGGATGGAGGTcagtgcaacagcagcagcagagtgccCCCTCAAAGGGAGAGAGGTCGTTCTCGCTTCAAAAGATCTCAtctgctgtggaggaggaggaggaggaggaggaggatttagATGATGACGCAGTGGTAGTGGAGGTGAGCCAGTCAGGTGTCGGCGAAGATCAGGGGGTTAGGAGAAGAGTCAGTGACAAGCAGAGCGCAGCAACATCGTCttgcagctttaaaagaaaatcacacgAGGAAAGGCTCAGCTGCGGGAAGAGAAGCTGCAGGCTGCCTGGGGAGAACTACAAGGAGTGTTCTCCCACTGTGTCAAGCAGAAGCATGGTCAGTGCAGAGGAGTCAGAAGGTCTCCTGTTCCCAGACCAACTTTTGGAGAGCCAAgttgatgaggaggaggaagaggagaaataCGAAGCGCCcaagggagagacagaggagatcCAACTCCCGAGCCAATCGGACAGCAGCAcaggaggcgtgtgtgtgtggaagatgGACGGAGATACTGATGGAGACACGGTGGTGAAAATAAAGGTGGGAGAGGAAGCGGAGGAAGACGAGACAAAGATGGCAGTGATCgagattaaaaaggaaaacttaTGCTCATATTCCTCAGGTTTAGAGTCTCTATCTCTATCACACGACTGCACAGAACATTTGGGAAATGATGAGAAAATGGCAGCATCAGCCAACACAGCAGTAGCTGACATCAACTCTTTACAGTCTCAGTTGTGCACAGATCTTCAGAGGGATGCACACAGAGACGTCGGAGGTTTGTGTGAGGACAGTGAAGCCCTGGACAGCCTGTCAGAGCTGGCCTTTTCCTGCTTCCTCAATCCCACTGCTGAAAGTGTAATGGGAGCTCTGGAGGAGGATGACAGCCTGGCGAGTCTCACAGCCGCTGCCACTGCAGCTGCCGCCGCCAGCGATGATCCTGCAGCTGCAGGAAATGTAGGTGAAACATGTCAAAACTCACCAGATGCAAACGCCTCCTCGGCTCACAACTCGCTTGTTTTTCCAATGTCGTCTGTcccactgcagcagctgctcccACCACAGAGCCCGGGTTTTAGTGACACACTCATCTTACAGCCCACCCAGAACTCTTTAGCAGGGTTTCTGAGTGGCATGAGACCGGGCCTCAGTCTGGAGGCCTCCCTCGTCCAGCCGACCAGGGTCGTTAAAAGCTCAGGGGCAACAACCTTCCGCCGCATTGCCCCCAAAGTTCCACCTGGATCCGAGGCCAGTACAgatccttcctcttcctcagtggGGGAAGCTGCTGATCGGTCAACTCTAACCAGAGCCTCAGACGACGTTTTGTCCAAGTGCAAGAAAGCGGCTGCTGAAGACCACGTGTTGTTGGTTGAAGGTGATAAGAAATACGCCTGCAACATCTGCTGCAAGAAGTTCATGAACTTGACCGACTGTAAGAAGCATATCCGTGTGCACACAGGAGAAAAGCCGTATCCCTGTCCAAAGTGTGGGAAACGCTTCAGCCAGTCGTCCCATCTTTACAAGCACTCGAAGAATACCTGTCTGAACTGGAAAGACGACCAGTCGTTCCCCGAAACTCTgcactga